One part of the Sulfolobus tengchongensis genome encodes these proteins:
- the purM gene encoding phosphoribosylformylglycinamidine cyclo-ligase produces the protein MVSGEYRKAGVDLDKLHGYHEEISRIISSTYKHTVIGAGHYSGVIKVGNLNLAMHTDGVGTKTLLALRSGLVKPVGIDCVAMNVNDLICVGAKPLALVDYIALERPMDNIVNEIVNGLVEGAKEADVEIIGGETAIMPDVIKGFDLSCTAIGIVDKLKTGSDIRPGDIILGLESNGIHSNGYSLVRKLIDEGKISFDDYKTELLKPTKIYVKPVLEVMDMIKGAAHITGGAFTKLKRLTSYKLVLNMPEPQEIFKVIEKAGVPHEEMYKVFNMGIGIVLFVSEELMKEVKTKLEKYVTVYELGRVYDGNGIIIRSYKNEILRL, from the coding sequence TTGGTGAGCGGAGAATACAGGAAAGCGGGAGTTGATTTAGATAAATTGCATGGCTATCATGAGGAGATCTCACGAATTATATCGAGTACTTACAAACATACTGTAATTGGAGCTGGTCATTATTCTGGAGTGATAAAAGTAGGTAACCTTAATCTTGCAATGCACACTGACGGAGTAGGTACTAAAACATTACTCGCATTGAGAAGTGGGTTAGTAAAGCCAGTAGGCATAGACTGTGTAGCTATGAACGTAAATGATCTTATATGCGTTGGCGCTAAACCCCTCGCCTTAGTAGATTATATTGCATTAGAGAGGCCAATGGATAATATAGTAAATGAGATAGTTAACGGTTTAGTAGAAGGTGCGAAAGAGGCAGATGTGGAGATTATTGGGGGAGAAACCGCAATAATGCCAGATGTAATTAAGGGATTTGATTTATCATGCACAGCGATAGGAATTGTAGACAAATTAAAAACAGGATCCGATATAAGGCCCGGAGATATTATTTTGGGTCTAGAAAGCAATGGTATACATTCAAATGGCTACTCGTTAGTCAGAAAATTAATAGATGAAGGAAAAATTTCCTTTGATGATTATAAAACTGAGTTATTAAAACCAACTAAAATTTATGTCAAGCCGGTTTTAGAAGTAATGGACATGATAAAAGGAGCTGCACACATAACCGGAGGGGCCTTTACAAAGCTTAAAAGGCTTACTAGTTATAAGCTTGTTTTAAATATGCCAGAACCACAAGAGATTTTTAAAGTTATCGAAAAAGCAGGAGTTCCACATGAAGAGATGTATAAAGTTTTCAATATGGGCATAGGTATTGTCTTATTTGTTTCAGAAGAACTAATGAAAGAAGTAAAAACAAAACTAGAAAAATACGTAACTGTATATGAACTTGGTAGAGTATATGATGGAAATGGGATCATTATCAGAAGTTATAAGAACGAAATTCTCAGATTATAG